The genomic stretch ACCATGTTAAGAGTCAACATATCCAGATGGCATGCTAAGAGTGTAAAGGTGTGTACCTCAGAAAATAACCATGTTCTGCTGCAATACCCAGCTTTTCACAGGAAGAAAACCATTCAACTAATGTGTTCCTGTCTTTCCCACTAACAAggaaaacaatatttttggggtCTCTGCACAAACTGTCCAATATTCCAACAGCCTCAGTGTGAGGAGTTGCACTAATTGAACTCGACATCATCAAAGCACCATCGTAATCCAACAGGATTGCTCGGTTCTTGGTTCTCTTATAAGCCGAAACAATATGCTCAACACCAAGCTTTCTGAAATTCGGATCCAACGCAATCACCCTGaaacccaaaccaaaaccaataCCCCAACACCTTCTCCTCACATGATCTCTACAGGTCCGTTCAAGATCTTGCAAAAAGCTCTTTGCCCAATATGCAACATCATGTGTAAGAACATATTTATAATGCTTCTCATGCCTCATCTGTTTCTCAGACTCGGAGTATATGAGGGCAGATTCCATTGCTTCAGCCACAGCATCAACATTCCATGGATTAACTCGAATTGCCCCACTAAGTGATGGGGAGCAGCCAATAAATTCAGACACCACCAGCATACTCTTCTTAGGATTTGTTTGGTCAAGTCCCAAGGTTTTATCAAGCTTTGTGTTCCCCTGCCTGCATATTATGTACTCATAAGGTATAAGGTTCATTCCATCTCTCACTGCCGTAACAAGACAACACTCGGCAATCACATAATATGCGATTCGCTCATAAAACTGAAGTGGGGAATCGATCAAAACCACTGGCTTATATCCTGGACTTCCAAATGTCTCGTTGATCCTGGTCACAGTCGCATAAGTTTCGGACTGGACCTCCTGCACATCTTTTCCCCGGCCTCTAGCAGGGTTGGCAATTTGAACTAAAACAACACTACCCCTTTTGTCAGGATGCTGGAGAAGCAGTTGTTCCATAGCCAAAAGCTTTAAGCTGATACCCTTGAAGATATCCATGTCATCAACTCCAAGCAATACAGTTTGGCCCATAAAACGAGATTGCAACTCGGCAACCTTCAACTCAGTCTCAGGAAGATTCAACACGAGTTCGAGTTGGTGAATATGTATCCCAACCGGAAGAATCTTAATGCTTACAGTTCTTCCATAATACTCAAGCCCAATGTAACCTCTCTTAGACTGATAAGAAACGCCTAGCATTCTACTACAACAAGAAAGAAAATGCCTAGCGTAATCAAAAGTATGAAAGCCAATAAGATCAGCGTTCAAAAGCGCTCTTAAAAGCTCCTCTCTCACAGGAAGTGTCCTGTAAATCTCAGACGAAGGAAAAGGACTATGAAGGAAAAATCCAAGCTTCACTCTATTAAACCTCTTCCTCAAAAAGGTTGGCAGAACCATCAAATGGTAATCATGAACCCAAACGTAATCATCATCAGGGCTAATCACTTCCATCACTTTATCAGCAAAAATCTTGTTCACAGATAGGTAAGCTTGCCAAAGTGACCTGTCGAATCGGCCACCCAAGTCTGGCGACAGAGGAAGCATGTAGTGAAACAAAGGCCACAAGTGTTGTTTACAGAAGCCATGATAGAATTTGCTGAAAAGTTCAGGTGGGATAAAAGCTGGGacacacttgaaattttcaagtAGAGTTTGAGCTACGTCATCTTGAtctcttggatcaatttcttcttTAAGGCAACCAATATAGATCACTTCAAAGTCTTCTCCTAAGCCATCTTTAAGCTGCAAAAGAAGGGAGTCCTCATCCCAGCTGAAGTCCCACTCGCCATTTTCCTTTTTGTGAACTCGAAGTGGAAGCTGGTTTCCCACAATGATCATTCTCTCTTGGGCAACCGACGAGGGAGCATCGGAGCCGACGCTGTTGCTGTTGTCGTCGTCGTATTCGGACAAAACTCCAGCAACTGTGGCCACTCTTGGCAGCCTCTTTCTCTCTCGGCCAAAACTTAGAGAGTCACCAGAAGCGAGATCTAGTAAGTTAGAGTAAGACCTCGAAACCATTTTTAAAGCGAAACTTTTTTAAGTCAGTTGGGGACTGGATAATTGGACACTGCTTCTTGTTCGCTTCAGGTCGAGTTCTACAAGGAAATACCCATTAAGAAAACAGAATCAGAAGCAATAATAAGCCAAGAATCGTCGGAATCTTTAACGGGGGAAAAAAATCTCAACATACAACAAATAAAATCTCTTTTCCATCTAATGAGCATATAGGcttgtataaatatattataaaaatataaaagagaTGCTCAAGAACATTGTGAAAATCCACTTTCAAATCCAACTTTATGGCCAAcaaatgattaaataaataaatttaaaaaattaggatgagattgaaaaaccCTCTAGCTCATCCATAAGAAAGAATACTAAATGTCTtctatttttaacaaaaaaaaaaacattaataaatAACCCAGAAAATATAGTGTAAAGATTTAGACATGGAACTACCCAAAAGCTAAATATAAGGAGATAACAGTTGCAAAAGTCACAGACTTTATAAGTTACCTTCTAAACTCAGACCAACCCAGAAAAGAGAAAACCCAAAAAAGCTAAGAGGGGTCTGCTTAATGGATCAAAGCATTTTAGACATTCCAAATGCATCTTTAAGCACAACTCATATTCCATTAATAAGAATATAGGCCATACAGACTAAGAAgcacagaaaaataaaaataaaaagagtcAAACTTATCAAGTGGAAAAAGGGCACTGAGTTTCAAAGTGGGAAACTGATCAGATATTCAGAACAAGGTATAGCGTACAAATATAGTGCATGAGAGAGAGAATGGTTATAATAACCATGGAGAAAGAATAAAGCTTTATAGAGTTTTTGCAGAAGAGGAGATTGAAACTTGAAACTTACTTACCCTTGAAGTTAGAGACACAGcagtggagagagagagagaatgggggCTGCCAAAGATTCTTTCTTTTCCACTAAAAAAACTCATTTTCTTTTAGCGAACAATACAATTAGAGCACACCCTTTTCTCATGGCACTCAATATAACTTTAATTTTTCAATTtgtacaaacttttcattctgaTTTTTGTAATTTGTATATTTAATTACATCAGAAAACAACTGGGATATGTCTCTCTCTCACGAGAAAAAGGAATTGGATTCTCTCTCCTCACCTTCTCTCACTACATTGAGTGAGTGAATGAATGATGACTGATGACATGTGGAACAGAAATAACAGTACAAGTCGAACTGTGTGTTTATTTTTGGTGATGAAAACAATCTCCATCTCCAACCAGATTAAACTATGGTTAAACTTAAGTGGTTCCCTTAACGTggatttttatattataattgaAACTGACCACCTAACTCCATGTTTGGAATCTAGAGAGGTGAGCGAGCCAAGCTCACCCAAACACTTTAGCGCGTGTATTATACGCACTAATCATTAAAGATATCAGATCTATCGTCTTTTAAGTAAGTAAGTTGTCAAgtagttttctttctattttttttcgtTTACACTCAAGAAAGCATAAAAACTAATCATGACTACACTCAAATTTTATATCATCATTTGTAATCATATTTTTACTTAGTTAAAAATTAATCACTAATATGCATGATCTCATGAGTCATGATGTGTGTAGGTgtaaatttttataataatatagtgTATGAGAATTGAGAACCTATATATTTTTACTCACTACTAGATGACTAGATTACTAgaatgtaaaagaaaaaagaaaaaaaccgtTGAAAAGCATGTTATTAAACCTTTTTTTATCTATTAATTTGAACATTGAGAGATATCATTGGTTTTCAACTTAGAGTGGCATAGAAATAGAATACTATGCAGAATGCAAGCAATATCTCATAACTTAACTTTTAACCgctaccttttttttttttttttgatctcTTATTAGTCAATATCTCACCTTAAATATATTCAAATGAACATATACAAAGAAAGCAACATGCTTTTTCCAAAACTGTTagatctttttcttttttcttcatttatacaaaaaaaaaatgatattattttGCCTTTTATCGAAATGAGGCTTGATTTTATCGTGTTATATAAAGTATTTATTGCAAGTATTGCCCTTTGTTTCTTTTATTCTCTTCTCCGATTCTTGACTATTATCAAAAGTAGTTATTCTCTTGTCCATTTGTTTAAGCTTTTGGATTAATTAGTTTATTGATGGAAAACAATTCAATGTTTCCTTTGATAATAATGCTTTAAAATAAATACTTTGCATATGGCATCTCTTGAACGAGTCAAActtaatcataattaattatgCAAACTGTTAGTGTGCAATTTCCTTTATTATCCAATAGATCAATACCGCTCATGTTTTAAAACTATAAAGAGgagaataatttatttatatgatTGCATTCTCTTCCCACAAATGGAATAAACTGATAACAACAAAGATTGACATTTTGATATTTTCTTTTTGCTTGCTTTTGAATTTGACCATAATTGGCCTTTgtcaataatttatttatttaaattttgtatttatttgaTTTGAACAGTGGAATACAGTTGGATTTAGTTATTATTGGATGGTATTATAGTGGTTTGTTTTGTTTAGATGTCAAAAATCTCAAACCATAGTTGCCTAATGATTGTATCGTTCAGAGACCTAAATTAAAGTaggtcttttatttttattttattttttttaaattaaaccCTTTTTATGATATAGTTAAACTATAATTTAATGATGTAAAATGCTCACAAACAAAGAAATTCATTAGATAAAAGAACTTTTATAGCTAATAACAATAGTAAGGTTCCATAATCTTTATATGATACAATTATATAATTAAAAGATAGAGTAATACATTTTCTTTTTTAGATAAAAATAATCTCTAGAAAATTAAAAAAGCATGCAATCAAATTCAAAAcaataaaatgaaaaaattggttgTACTGTTTGAAAGCATGCTCGCAAAAGTAAAACTAAAGACATCATTTATGGTTGATTTCCCACAAGCTTTCATTTggccttcttcttttttttaacccggcaatgtaaatatatatcttaaaAATGATTTTGTTTATGCAATCTCAAGTGAAATGATAATGGAACGAAGTTAGTTTAAATTTCTTGTTTAATtagtattattaattttaaataagggtaaataccattttagtcattatgttttgcaaaagttaccgatctgatc from Humulus lupulus chromosome 5, drHumLupu1.1, whole genome shotgun sequence encodes the following:
- the LOC133777832 gene encoding alpha,alpha-trehalose-phosphate synthase [UDP-forming] 5: MVSRSYSNLLDLASGDSLSFGRERKRLPRVATVAGVLSEYDDDNSNSVGSDAPSSVAQERMIIVGNQLPLRVHKKENGEWDFSWDEDSLLLQLKDGLGEDFEVIYIGCLKEEIDPRDQDDVAQTLLENFKCVPAFIPPELFSKFYHGFCKQHLWPLFHYMLPLSPDLGGRFDRSLWQAYLSVNKIFADKVMEVISPDDDYVWVHDYHLMVLPTFLRKRFNRVKLGFFLHSPFPSSEIYRTLPVREELLRALLNADLIGFHTFDYARHFLSCCSRMLGVSYQSKRGYIGLEYYGRTVSIKILPVGIHIHQLELVLNLPETELKVAELQSRFMGQTVLLGVDDMDIFKGISLKLLAMEQLLLQHPDKRGSVVLVQIANPARGRGKDVQEVQSETYATVTRINETFGSPGYKPVVLIDSPLQFYERIAYYVIAECCLVTAVRDGMNLIPYEYIICRQGNTKLDKTLGLDQTNPKKSMLVVSEFIGCSPSLSGAIRVNPWNVDAVAEAMESALIYSESEKQMRHEKHYKYVLTHDVAYWAKSFLQDLERTCRDHVRRRCWGIGFGLGFRVIALDPNFRKLGVEHIVSAYKRTKNRAILLDYDGALMMSSSISATPHTEAVGILDSLCRDPKNIVFLVSGKDRNTLVEWFSSCEKLGIAAEHGYFLRTNDDEEWDTCVSIPDFDWKHIAEPVMQLYAETTDGSSIEAKESALVWNYQHADPDFGSCQAKELLDHLESVLANEPVSVKSGPHIVEVKPQGVNKGLIAERLLSTMKQKSMLPDFVLCIGDDRSDEDMFEVIMSAKDSLSPVAEVFACTVGQKPSKAKYYLEDTTEILRMLLGLATASEQEAARNAIQSSFHRLAIGDK